In the Rhodospirillaceae bacterium genome, one interval contains:
- a CDS encoding indolepyruvate ferredoxin oxidoreductase family protein, which yields MATAKITLEDKYTVTDGRILISGVQALTRLTLMQRRRDLAAGHNTAGYVSGYRGSPLGTVDTEFWRAAEIVEDHHVKFQAGVNEDLAATAIWGSQQTNLFEGAKYDGVFAMWYGKGPGVDRSGDAFRHGNLAGTSPLGGVLVIAGDDPSCMSSTVASQSEVALIDAQFPVLNPSTVQDVLDFGIRGWAMSRYAGCWVSMKTTSELMDSSATVDVGADRNNVTLPTDFDMPPDGLHIRWPDSSLDQERRLRHQKLEAAKAFARANPFDRIVVDSPNPRIGIATTGKSYPEVMQALADFGIGDDAGVRVYKIGLTWPLEQEGLRRFANGLDEIFVIEEKRPIIEPQIKEILYDLPSDNRPRVVGSTDETCAELIPSYGVLSPAQITEALADRLSRYIDVPSIQSRLDFVRGRIQSPAASKSKRTPYFCSGCPHNTSTLTPEGTRTLAGIGCHTMAIWMDRENSVYTHMGAEGANWLGQAPFTETDHVFTNIGDGTYFHSGLLALRAAVAGGVNMTYKILYNDAVALTGGQPMDGPLDVPMITRQVRAEGAGRIIVVSDEPDKYPLGADFASGVTIHHRDELDELQRNLRHEKGISVLVYDQTCAAEKRRRRKRGEFPDPPRRVFINEAVCEGCGDCGRASNCVSLVPVETEFGRKRAIDQSACNKDYSCLNGFCPALVTVHGGALHKRAALAEDETVFPPLPEPEIPNTATPYGIAIAGIGGTGVVTIGALLATAAHMENKAASLLEITGMAQKNGAVFAHLRIGDKANALHALRLGPGSANLLLGCDLVASAGEETLAALTPGQSSAVVNRHETMTPNFLQSPDLVFPGEELVGALENAAGSDRTHVLEATKIATALLGDSIATNLFLVGFAYQKGLIPLHAASIDAAIELNGVAVDFNRNAFIWGRHAAHDGDWVKDLAGFGTDQVVERKSIVDHRADELIAYQDEAYAARYRALVTRTQQAEDALGKSGLADAVARSYFKLLAYKDEYEVARLFTERPFQDKLRAQFDGEIKLSFHLAPPWLANRDLRTGEPRKKEFGSWMMRTFRVLAKFKNLRGTPFDPFGRLKERRTERRLITEFEALMDDILANLSADNFETACDLAANAQSIRGFGHVKDKSIAKAKTTEQSLLTAFRSR from the coding sequence ATGGCGACGGCGAAGATAACGCTGGAAGATAAATACACGGTAACAGACGGGCGGATTTTAATCTCCGGCGTTCAGGCCTTAACGCGCCTGACTCTGATGCAGCGACGCAGGGACTTGGCTGCGGGCCACAATACGGCGGGCTACGTATCCGGCTATCGCGGGTCGCCTTTAGGAACCGTCGATACGGAATTCTGGCGCGCAGCAGAAATTGTCGAAGACCATCACGTAAAATTTCAAGCCGGGGTTAACGAAGACCTCGCCGCGACCGCGATCTGGGGCAGCCAACAAACCAATCTATTCGAAGGTGCCAAATACGATGGCGTGTTCGCGATGTGGTATGGCAAAGGCCCCGGCGTCGACCGATCAGGTGATGCCTTCCGCCATGGCAACCTAGCCGGCACGTCGCCTTTGGGAGGTGTCCTGGTGATCGCTGGAGATGATCCGTCGTGCATGTCTTCCACGGTCGCCAGCCAGAGCGAGGTAGCGCTGATTGACGCTCAGTTCCCAGTGCTTAATCCTTCCACTGTTCAAGACGTTCTTGATTTCGGCATTCGGGGCTGGGCGATGTCTCGGTATGCAGGCTGCTGGGTCTCCATGAAAACCACGTCGGAATTGATGGATTCTTCAGCCACAGTTGATGTCGGCGCGGACAGAAATAACGTCACCCTGCCGACAGACTTCGACATGCCGCCCGACGGTCTTCATATCCGTTGGCCCGATTCGTCGTTGGATCAAGAACGCCGCTTGCGCCATCAGAAGTTAGAAGCCGCCAAAGCCTTCGCCCGCGCAAACCCCTTCGACCGTATCGTTGTGGACAGTCCAAACCCCCGCATCGGCATCGCCACCACAGGCAAGTCGTATCCTGAAGTTATGCAAGCCTTGGCTGACTTCGGTATTGGTGATGATGCAGGTGTGAGGGTCTACAAGATCGGTCTGACCTGGCCGCTGGAGCAAGAGGGTCTGCGCCGCTTCGCCAATGGTTTGGATGAAATTTTTGTCATCGAAGAAAAGCGCCCCATCATTGAGCCTCAGATCAAAGAAATTCTTTATGATCTGCCGTCAGACAATCGCCCCCGCGTTGTGGGTTCAACCGATGAGACGTGTGCGGAACTCATTCCCTCCTACGGCGTTTTAAGCCCTGCACAAATTACCGAAGCCCTCGCCGATCGATTATCTCGATATATCGACGTTCCATCGATCCAGTCTAGATTAGATTTCGTTCGCGGTCGTATCCAGTCCCCGGCTGCATCTAAATCCAAACGCACCCCGTATTTCTGCTCCGGATGTCCGCATAACACATCGACCCTGACACCGGAAGGAACGCGCACGTTGGCCGGCATCGGCTGTCACACCATGGCGATCTGGATGGATCGCGAAAATTCGGTCTATACCCATATGGGGGCAGAAGGGGCGAACTGGCTTGGCCAAGCGCCCTTCACCGAAACTGATCATGTCTTCACCAATATTGGCGATGGGACCTATTTCCACTCAGGTTTGTTGGCGTTACGGGCGGCGGTCGCGGGTGGCGTCAACATGACCTACAAGATTCTCTATAACGATGCCGTCGCCCTCACCGGTGGCCAGCCTATGGATGGGCCGTTGGATGTGCCCATGATCACGCGGCAAGTACGGGCAGAGGGCGCGGGGCGCATCATCGTGGTTAGCGACGAGCCGGATAAATATCCCCTCGGTGCCGACTTCGCGTCCGGCGTCACCATCCATCACCGAGACGAATTGGATGAACTGCAGCGCAATCTACGCCATGAAAAAGGCATTTCGGTCCTGGTCTACGATCAGACCTGTGCCGCCGAAAAGCGCCGCCGACGTAAGCGCGGCGAATTCCCCGACCCGCCCCGGCGCGTCTTTATCAACGAAGCCGTCTGTGAAGGCTGCGGCGACTGTGGTCGGGCGTCTAACTGTGTCTCCCTAGTCCCTGTCGAAACTGAATTTGGCCGCAAGCGGGCCATCGATCAATCGGCTTGCAACAAAGATTACAGCTGCTTGAACGGCTTTTGCCCGGCCTTGGTGACCGTGCATGGGGGTGCGCTCCATAAGCGCGCTGCCTTGGCTGAGGATGAAACAGTCTTTCCACCCCTGCCCGAGCCAGAAATTCCCAACACAGCAACGCCCTACGGCATCGCCATTGCTGGTATTGGTGGAACTGGGGTGGTCACGATTGGCGCGCTGCTCGCTACCGCAGCACACATGGAAAACAAGGCAGCGTCCCTGCTGGAGATCACCGGCATGGCACAAAAGAACGGCGCCGTCTTCGCCCACTTGCGCATCGGTGACAAAGCGAATGCTCTCCATGCCCTGCGGTTAGGGCCGGGCTCTGCGAACCTACTTTTAGGATGTGACCTGGTTGCTTCAGCGGGAGAGGAAACCTTGGCAGCACTCACCCCTGGGCAATCTTCTGCCGTGGTCAATCGACATGAAACCATGACGCCTAATTTTTTACAGTCCCCTGACTTGGTATTTCCCGGCGAAGAACTCGTAGGCGCTTTAGAAAATGCGGCTGGATCTGATCGTACCCACGTCCTGGAAGCGACCAAGATTGCGACGGCCCTGTTGGGTGATTCTATTGCAACCAATCTTTTCCTTGTCGGGTTTGCCTACCAGAAAGGATTGATCCCACTTCATGCAGCGAGCATAGACGCCGCCATTGAACTCAATGGAGTCGCTGTCGACTTTAACAGGAACGCATTCATCTGGGGGCGCCATGCGGCCCATGATGGTGATTGGGTTAAAGACCTTGCCGGGTTTGGAACGGATCAGGTAGTGGAGCGCAAATCCATCGTTGACCACCGCGCCGATGAGCTGATTGCCTATCAAGATGAAGCCTACGCCGCCCGATACCGGGCTTTGGTTACACGAACACAGCAGGCCGAAGACGCCTTGGGGAAATCGGGTCTCGCCGATGCCGTGGCGCGATCTTATTTCAAGCTGCTGGCCTATAAGGACGAATACGAGGTCGCACGGCTGTTCACAGAGAGGCCCTTCCAGGATAAGCTTCGGGCCCAATTCGATGGTGAGATAAAACTATCGTTTCATCTCGCGCCGCCCTGGCTGGCAAACCGTGACCTTCGCACAGGCGAGCCCAGGAAAAAGGAATTCGGCAGCTGGATGATGCGCACGTTTCGCGTCTTGGCGAAGTTCAAAAACCTACGCGGCACGCCTTTCGATCCCTTTGGCAGATTGAAAGAACGACGAACAGAACGCCGCCTAATCACCGAGTTCGAAGCTCTCATGGATGATATTCTGGCTAATCTTTCTGCGGATAATTTTGAAACCGCCTGCGACTTAGCAGCGAACGCCCAATCAATCCGAGGCTTCGGCCATGTGAAGGATAAATCAATCGCTAAGGCGAAGACGACGGAGCAGTCGTTGCTGACGGCATTCCGCAGTCGCTAA
- a CDS encoding AEC family transporter, which produces MLLQLLEIVAPVFICTAIGYGWIKAGLPSDTTLASALVLNIGTPCLVFYTLTAINLDPAAFGEMAIAALAVLAGALAVSWAMLAMVRLPQRSFLPALILPNMGNMGLPLALFAFGEKGLALAIALFSIIAIAQFTLGLGIAAGSMTFKVAVRQPILYAVAVALVFMSGDMTPPKWILETTKLLGGITIPLLLITLGITLGQIKMGSLKRALPLSVFRLASGFVVGILVAELMGLEGMAKGVVILQSSMPVAVFSYLFAVTFKQDPEDVASLTMISTLLTFATLPALLWFVI; this is translated from the coding sequence ATGCTGCTTCAATTACTTGAGATCGTCGCCCCCGTATTTATTTGTACGGCGATTGGGTATGGCTGGATAAAGGCGGGCTTACCCTCTGATACGACACTGGCTAGCGCCCTGGTGCTTAATATCGGCACACCGTGCTTGGTGTTTTATACCCTGACAGCAATCAACCTCGATCCGGCCGCTTTTGGCGAGATGGCCATCGCCGCTCTGGCCGTGTTGGCGGGGGCATTGGCGGTGAGTTGGGCAATGCTGGCGATGGTTAGGTTGCCCCAACGGTCATTTTTGCCTGCGTTGATCCTGCCGAATATGGGGAATATGGGTTTGCCGTTGGCGCTGTTTGCGTTTGGTGAAAAAGGATTGGCCCTGGCCATCGCCCTATTTTCCATCATCGCGATTGCACAGTTTACGTTGGGGCTGGGAATCGCGGCTGGATCAATGACGTTCAAAGTCGCCGTACGCCAGCCGATCCTCTATGCCGTTGCCGTGGCGTTGGTGTTTATGAGCGGTGATATGACGCCACCAAAATGGATTTTAGAAACCACCAAGCTTTTGGGCGGCATCACCATCCCGCTGCTTCTGATCACATTGGGGATTACCTTGGGTCAAATCAAAATGGGCAGCCTCAAGCGGGCCTTGCCACTTTCAGTGTTTCGATTGGCATCAGGCTTTGTGGTGGGCATTTTGGTTGCAGAACTCATGGGGCTTGAAGGAATGGCTAAGGGCGTCGTGATATTACAATCTTCCATGCCTGTGGCGGTCTTCAGCTATCTATTCGCGGTGACCTTTAAACAGGACCCAGAAGACGTCGCAAGTCTAACCATGATCTCAACCCTACTGACATTCGCGACCTTGCCAGCGCTTTTGTGGTTTGTGATTTAG
- a CDS encoding sulfite exporter TauE/SafE family protein has protein sequence MDWVQYWFMFPISICVATIAMLSGIGGAAYFIPIFAIIFPILGPEYVQPMVASIAVALFTETFGFASGFVGYRRRRLIDYGMAKSFLVFAVPCGIAGALLAFVINEELLKLGYGLLMLILAYVLLKGHSVDEEHIGEDGAIHYNTSYPIEKRSVTDRDNNTYNYHFHWPRKGGALIGLGGLLTGVLGVGIGEVTLPLLARRYRVHIPVAAATSILVVIITVMSASFTQFSKMIQEGGINAVPWNLICYTVPAVIIGGQIGPRLQGLIATRKVEMLIGSLFTVIGLAFIWIVSRNFF, from the coding sequence ATGGATTGGGTCCAATATTGGTTCATGTTTCCGATTTCGATATGTGTCGCGACAATCGCGATGTTGAGCGGAATTGGGGGCGCAGCTTATTTTATTCCGATTTTTGCAATTATTTTCCCAATTCTTGGGCCTGAGTACGTTCAGCCCATGGTCGCGTCCATAGCCGTCGCGTTGTTTACCGAAACATTCGGGTTCGCATCGGGTTTTGTCGGCTATCGCCGTCGCCGTTTAATTGATTACGGTATGGCGAAGTCATTTCTGGTTTTTGCTGTGCCGTGTGGCATCGCCGGGGCTTTGCTGGCATTCGTGATTAACGAAGAACTTTTGAAATTAGGCTATGGACTGCTGATGTTGATCCTGGCCTATGTTCTGTTAAAGGGCCACTCTGTTGACGAAGAACATATCGGCGAAGACGGCGCGATCCATTACAATACGTCGTATCCCATTGAAAAACGTTCGGTAACGGACCGGGATAACAACACCTACAACTATCACTTCCATTGGCCACGCAAGGGCGGAGCACTAATCGGACTTGGTGGACTGTTAACAGGTGTGCTTGGGGTTGGGATTGGAGAAGTTACGCTTCCCCTATTGGCGCGTCGGTATCGGGTTCATATTCCTGTTGCGGCGGCGACGTCCATCTTGGTGGTGATCATCACCGTGATGAGCGCGTCGTTTACGCAGTTTTCCAAGATGATACAGGAAGGTGGGATTAATGCGGTGCCCTGGAACCTAATTTGCTATACGGTGCCTGCCGTGATCATCGGTGGGCAAATTGGCCCCCGGCTTCAGGGTCTGATCGCCACCCGTAAGGTAGAGATGCTGATTGGCTCGTTATTTACGGTGATTGGTCTGGCCTTTATCTGGATTGTTTCCAGGAACTTTTTTTAA
- a CDS encoding glycerate kinase produces the protein MMNETFLKSLFEQAVAAADPLKVIQGHLPPAPKGKTVVIGFGKAAASMARAVEEHWSGNLTGLVVTRYEHGMDCQNIRVVEAGHPLPDAAGNEAAEEIFSRVQGLSSDDLVLCLCSGGGSALFSLPAPGLTLYEKQAVNRALLRSGANISEMNCVRKHLSAVKGGRLAVAAHPATVVTLAISDVPGDDPAVIASGPTVADPTTLADARAVVDKYKLEVSPTVMDCLNNPAMETPKPGDSGLSKSSFALISTPAEALQAAAKYAEKEGVRAVVLGDDIEGEAREVAGDHAHQALQSGQEKRVLISGGETTVTLTGTGRGGRNAEYLLSLAIELDGHPGIWAIACDTDGIDGSEDNAGAILRPDTLARAKNLGLDAVAMLANNDAYGFFDALGDLVITGPTQTNVNDFRAILIA, from the coding sequence ATGATGAATGAAACGTTTTTGAAGTCTTTGTTTGAGCAGGCGGTTGCGGCCGCTGACCCTTTAAAGGTGATCCAAGGCCATTTGCCGCCTGCACCGAAAGGCAAAACTGTCGTTATCGGTTTTGGAAAAGCTGCGGCCTCCATGGCGCGGGCAGTTGAAGAACACTGGAGCGGGAACCTAACTGGGCTTGTGGTCACGCGATATGAGCACGGGATGGATTGTCAGAACATTCGTGTGGTGGAGGCTGGGCACCCCTTGCCTGACGCCGCAGGCAATGAAGCCGCGGAAGAGATATTCAGCCGAGTTCAAGGTCTTAGCAGTGATGATCTGGTTCTGTGTCTATGCTCTGGCGGGGGGTCTGCGCTGTTTTCATTACCTGCACCTGGATTGACCCTGTATGAAAAACAAGCGGTGAACCGGGCATTGCTGCGCTCTGGGGCCAATATTTCGGAAATGAATTGCGTTCGTAAGCATTTGTCTGCGGTAAAAGGCGGACGATTGGCGGTGGCGGCCCATCCGGCGACCGTTGTGACCTTGGCAATTTCCGATGTTCCTGGCGATGATCCGGCGGTAATCGCTTCCGGGCCAACTGTCGCCGACCCAACGACCTTGGCCGACGCAAGAGCCGTTGTGGATAAGTATAAGCTGGAGGTTTCCCCGACTGTTATGGATTGCCTGAACAACCCGGCCATGGAAACGCCGAAACCTGGTGATTCGGGCCTATCGAAATCGTCGTTCGCCCTGATCTCCACACCTGCTGAGGCGCTGCAAGCGGCCGCAAAATATGCCGAGAAAGAAGGCGTTAGGGCGGTTGTATTGGGTGACGATATAGAGGGCGAGGCCCGAGAAGTTGCGGGCGATCACGCTCATCAGGCGCTGCAATCTGGGCAGGAAAAACGAGTCTTAATTTCAGGTGGGGAAACCACAGTGACATTAACCGGCACAGGTCGGGGAGGGCGCAATGCCGAGTATTTGCTGTCCTTAGCGATTGAATTGGACGGGCATCCTGGGATTTGGGCCATTGCGTGCGATACAGACGGCATAGATGGCAGTGAAGACAACGCAGGTGCGATCCTTCGCCCAGATACGCTGGCTCGGGCTAAGAATTTGGGATTGGATGCCGTGGCCATGCTGGCCAACAATGATGCGTATGGGTTCTTCGATGCGTTGGGAGATTTGGTGATAACCGGTCCGACCCAAACCAATGTAAATGATTTTCGGGCAATACTCATTGCCTAG
- the meaB gene encoding methylmalonyl Co-A mutase-associated GTPase MeaB — MAGDVRALGKAITLIESSRSDHRETAIGLIERLLPHAGNAIRVGLTGIPGVGKSTFIEALGLQLIDQGHRVAVLAIDPTSNRSGGSILGDKTRMENLSRHEDAFIRPSPSRGTLGGVTRRTREAILCVEAAGFDVVIVETVGVGQSEVSVADLVDVFVLLLAPAGGDELQGLKKGIIEVADIVVVNKNDGSLTHDAERTRHDYAQALSLLQPLSPVWMPEVLKCSARAPDGIDEVWDSIKRCQNARQSSGEIVERRNAQALAWMWSEVQDLALERINGSPNIRARAVELEHSITVGDISPTSAANSLFETYLENLETSPKQSKNK, encoded by the coding sequence ATGGCTGGCGATGTCCGTGCTTTGGGCAAAGCCATCACCCTTATTGAATCCAGCCGCAGCGACCACAGGGAAACCGCGATCGGACTTATTGAAAGACTATTACCCCACGCTGGAAACGCCATTCGCGTAGGGCTTACAGGCATTCCGGGAGTCGGTAAATCTACCTTCATCGAAGCTCTGGGGCTGCAATTAATCGACCAAGGCCACAGGGTCGCCGTATTGGCTATTGATCCCACCAGCAACCGATCAGGCGGTTCTATTCTAGGTGACAAAACGCGTATGGAAAATTTATCTCGCCATGAAGATGCCTTCATCCGCCCTTCCCCCTCACGTGGCACTCTTGGCGGTGTGACACGCCGCACCCGCGAGGCAATACTTTGCGTTGAAGCCGCTGGATTCGACGTGGTGATTGTGGAGACCGTTGGCGTCGGCCAATCTGAAGTTTCTGTTGCCGATTTGGTCGATGTGTTTGTCTTGCTGTTGGCACCTGCGGGTGGTGATGAACTGCAAGGTTTGAAGAAAGGCATTATCGAAGTAGCTGATATTGTCGTTGTGAATAAGAACGATGGTAGCCTGACCCATGACGCGGAACGAACCCGCCACGACTACGCCCAGGCCCTGAGCCTATTGCAGCCCTTGTCCCCGGTTTGGATGCCGGAAGTTTTAAAATGCTCGGCACGGGCCCCTGATGGTATTGACGAAGTCTGGGACTCGATTAAACGCTGCCAAAATGCGCGCCAATCCTCGGGAGAAATTGTAGAGCGACGCAACGCACAGGCCTTGGCCTGGATGTGGTCTGAAGTCCAAGATTTGGCCCTTGAGCGCATCAATGGGAGCCCAAATATACGCGCCCGAGCTGTTGAACTCGAACACAGCATCACCGTCGGTGATATTTCGCCAACATCTGCCGCGAATTCATTATTTGAGACCTATTTAGAAAATCTAGAAACATCCCCCAAACAATCGAAAAACAAATAA